Proteins encoded by one window of uncultured Bacteroides sp.:
- the truA gene encoding tRNA pseudouridine(38-40) synthase TruA — MQRYFIYLAYEGTNYHGWQVQPNGVSVQECLQKALSTLLRLEIEVVGAGRTDAGVHARLMVAHFDFENNIADLTLLADKLNRILPPDISVYRVCEVNPEAHARFDAISRTYKYYITSVKSPFNRHLKCRIHGVLDYELMNRAAQTLFDYTDFTSFSKLHTDVKTNNCRIMHAEWVKEDETTWVFTIKADRFLRNMVRAIVGTLVEVGRGKLSIEEFRKVIEQKDRCKAGASVPGHALFLVNIEYPAEIFI, encoded by the coding sequence GTGCAACGATACTTTATTTATTTAGCCTACGAAGGTACAAATTATCACGGTTGGCAGGTTCAGCCTAATGGTGTAAGCGTGCAAGAGTGTCTGCAGAAAGCCCTTTCCACACTTCTTCGACTTGAGATCGAGGTGGTTGGAGCCGGTAGAACAGATGCCGGTGTTCATGCCAGATTGATGGTGGCGCACTTCGACTTTGAAAATAATATTGCCGATCTTACTTTGTTGGCCGATAAGCTAAACAGAATACTTCCTCCGGATATTTCCGTGTATCGTGTCTGTGAAGTCAACCCGGAAGCACACGCTCGCTTTGATGCCATTTCCCGAACTTATAAGTATTATATCACCAGCGTTAAATCACCTTTTAACCGCCATTTGAAATGCAGAATACATGGTGTGCTTGATTATGAACTAATGAATCGGGCTGCACAAACTTTGTTTGATTATACTGACTTTACTAGTTTTAGCAAGCTGCATACAGACGTTAAAACGAATAATTGCCGGATAATGCATGCCGAATGGGTTAAGGAGGATGAAACAACCTGGGTGTTTACCATTAAGGCCGATCGCTTTCTTAGAAATATGGTTCGGGCCATTGTAGGCACTTTGGTTGAAGTGGGAAGAGGCAAGCTGAGCATTGAAGAATTCCGGAAAGTAATAGAACAAAAAGACAGATGTAAGGCAGGTGCTTCTGTTCCGGGACATGCATTGTTCCTGGTAAATATTGAATATCCTGCAGAAATATTTATATAA
- a CDS encoding DUF5715 family protein — protein sequence MRKLIPFVCSLLLICCLSACKDKTLKLNHPKNIRGVISFKRSFSDLNDLQLSVAQKIGIKPASSREQVEKMKGRLVHIEDNEYYVVDSLTHSLPYLIPKASNLLSSLGSNFLDSLGAKGLNPYKIVVTSVLRTLDDVRKLRHHNGNASEKSAHFYGTTFDVSWKHFEKVEEDRPMQDVNKDTLKLVLSEVLRDLRKAETCYAKYELKQGCFHITAR from the coding sequence ATGCGTAAACTTATTCCCTTTGTCTGCTCTTTGCTGCTAATTTGTTGCTTGTCTGCATGTAAGGATAAAACTCTTAAGCTGAACCATCCGAAAAATATACGAGGAGTGATTAGCTTTAAGCGTTCTTTCAGCGATTTGAATGATTTACAACTCTCTGTTGCTCAAAAAATAGGTATTAAACCAGCTTCATCGCGTGAACAAGTTGAAAAGATGAAGGGTCGTTTAGTACACATTGAAGACAATGAATATTATGTGGTTGATTCATTAACACATTCTCTCCCTTATCTGATTCCCAAAGCCAGTAATTTACTTTCAAGCTTAGGCTCTAATTTTCTTGATTCTTTGGGAGCAAAAGGATTAAATCCTTATAAAATTGTTGTTACTTCTGTGCTTAGAACATTGGATGATGTTCGTAAACTGCGCCATCATAATGGAAATGCTTCTGAGAAGTCTGCTCATTTTTATGGAACTACATTTGATGTAAGCTGGAAGCACTTTGAAAAAGTAGAGGAAGATCGTCCGATGCAGGATGTTAATAAGGACACTTTAAAACTCGTTTTGTCAGAAGTGTTGCGTGATCTTCGCAAAGCTGAAACTTGTTATGCGAAGTATGAACTGAAGCAAGGTTGTTTTCATATTACTGCCAGATAG
- a CDS encoding PhoH family protein, whose protein sequence is MIEKLIVLEEIDPVIFYGVNNANIQLIKALYPKLRIVARGNVIKVMGDEEEMCAFEENILALEKHCAQYNSLKEEVIIDIIKGNAPQTEKNGNVIVFSVTGKPIIPRSDNQLKLVEGFEKSDMLFAIGPAGSGKTYTSIALAVRALKQKEIKKIILSRPAVEAGEKLGFLPGDIKEKIDPYLQPLYDALQDMIPAAKLKEYIDLNIIQIAPLAFMRGRTLNDAVVILDEAQNTTTQQIKMFLTRMGMNTKMIITGDLTQIDLPAAQTSGLVQAIKILKGVKGISFVELGKKDIVRHKLVTRIVDAYEKFDEKKKKEKLEESQKQKQ, encoded by the coding sequence ATGATAGAAAAACTGATTGTTCTTGAAGAAATAGATCCGGTTATCTTCTATGGCGTGAATAATGCCAACATTCAACTAATAAAAGCCTTATATCCTAAGTTAAGGATAGTTGCACGCGGAAATGTAATTAAGGTGATGGGCGATGAAGAAGAGATGTGCGCTTTTGAAGAGAATATATTAGCATTAGAAAAACATTGTGCTCAGTACAATTCTCTGAAAGAAGAAGTTATTATTGATATCATTAAGGGAAATGCTCCGCAGACTGAAAAGAACGGAAACGTAATTGTATTTAGTGTAACCGGTAAGCCTATTATTCCACGCAGTGACAATCAGCTGAAACTTGTGGAAGGATTTGAAAAGAGTGATATGCTATTTGCTATCGGCCCAGCCGGTTCAGGAAAGACTTATACTTCTATCGCATTGGCCGTCAGAGCACTGAAACAAAAAGAAATTAAAAAGATTATCCTCAGCCGCCCAGCAGTTGAAGCTGGTGAGAAACTTGGTTTCCTTCCGGGGGATATAAAAGAAAAGATCGATCCGTATCTGCAACCGCTTTACGACGCACTTCAGGACATGATTCCTGCCGCTAAGTTAAAAGAATATATAGACCTTAACATAATTCAGATTGCACCATTGGCTTTTATGCGTGGGCGTACACTAAATGATGCAGTAGTTATTCTTGATGAAGCGCAAAACACTACTACCCAGCAAATCAAGATGTTTCTTACCCGCATGGGAATGAATACAAAAATGATTATAACCGGAGACCTTACACAAATTGACCTTCCAGCTGCCCAGACTTCTGGTTTAGTTCAGGCTATAAAGATTCTAAAAGGAGTGAAAGGAATAAGCTTCGTGGAACTTGGAAAGAAAGATATTGTTCGTCACAAATTGGTAACGCGAATTGTCGACGCTTATGAAAAGTTCGATGAGAAAAAGAAAAAAGAAAAATTAGAAGAATCTCAAAAACAAAAACAATAA
- a CDS encoding phosphoribosylaminoimidazolesuccinocarboxamide synthase — protein MSKALVKTDFNFPGQKSVYHGKVRDVYNINDELLVMVVSDRISAFDVILPEGIPYKGQVLNQIAAKFLDATADIVPNWKVATPDPMVTVGIKCIPFEVEMVVRGYLTGHAWREYKEGKRTLCGVAMPEGMKENQPFPTPIITPTTKAYEGHDEDISKEEIIAQGIVSKEDYEQLEKYTLAVYARGCEIAKQMGLILVDTKYEFGKKDDKIILMDEIHTPDSSRYFYAEGFEERLAKNEPQKQLSKEFVRQWLIENGFQGKEGQQVPAMTEEYVNSVAERYIELYENIVGEKFVKASLDDVAARIEKNVTAFLTK, from the coding sequence ATGAGCAAAGCATTAGTAAAAACAGATTTTAATTTTCCGGGACAAAAGAGTGTTTACCACGGAAAAGTACGCGATGTGTATAATATCAATGACGAATTATTGGTGATGGTTGTAAGTGACCGCATCTCTGCATTCGACGTTATTCTGCCCGAAGGTATTCCTTACAAGGGACAAGTGTTGAATCAGATTGCTGCAAAATTCCTTGATGCAACTGCTGATATTGTGCCTAACTGGAAAGTTGCAACTCCAGACCCAATGGTTACCGTAGGCATCAAATGTATACCTTTCGAAGTTGAAATGGTTGTACGCGGATATCTTACCGGTCACGCATGGAGAGAATATAAAGAAGGCAAACGTACCCTTTGCGGCGTAGCAATGCCCGAAGGAATGAAAGAAAACCAACCTTTCCCAACTCCTATCATTACTCCTACCACCAAAGCTTATGAAGGTCATGACGAAGATATCTCTAAAGAAGAAATCATAGCACAGGGCATCGTAAGCAAAGAAGATTATGAGCAATTGGAAAAATACACATTGGCAGTTTACGCCCGCGGATGTGAAATTGCAAAACAGATGGGCCTTATTCTTGTTGATACAAAGTACGAATTTGGAAAGAAGGATGACAAAATTATCCTGATGGACGAAATTCATACTCCAGACTCTTCCCGTTATTTCTATGCTGAAGGCTTTGAAGAACGTTTGGCTAAAAACGAACCACAGAAACAGTTATCAAAAGAGTTCGTTCGTCAATGGCTTATCGAAAACGGTTTCCAGGGAAAAGAAGGACAACAGGTTCCTGCAATGACAGAAGAATATGTAAATAGTGTAGCTGAACGTTACATTGAATTATATGAAAACATCGTTGGAGAGAAGTTTGTAAAAGCAAGCCTTGATGATGTAGCTGCCAGAATTGAAAAGAATGTAACAGCATTCCTTACTAAATAA
- the ubiE gene encoding bifunctional demethylmenaquinone methyltransferase/2-methoxy-6-polyprenyl-1,4-benzoquinol methylase UbiE, translated as MKYPQEEIKPYSSDGKKAVQVEKMFDNIAHHYDLLNHALSLGIDKGWRRKAIAWLKPFRPQKMMDIATGTGDFAIQAYRDLLPEELIGTDISEGMMKIGREKVQKIGLEQNISFAKEDCTDLSFADNSFDAITVAFGIRNFENLDKGLSEMHRVLTENGHLVILELTTPESFPMKQLFAIYSKVVIPTLGKLLSKDSNAYTYLPQTIQAFPQGEVMKGVIEKAGFKDVAFKRLTFGLCTLYTAAK; from the coding sequence ATGAAATATCCCCAAGAAGAAATTAAGCCTTATAGCTCTGACGGCAAGAAAGCCGTTCAAGTGGAGAAGATGTTTGATAACATTGCTCATCATTATGACCTGCTAAATCATGCCCTTTCATTGGGAATTGACAAAGGATGGAGACGTAAAGCAATTGCGTGGCTCAAGCCTTTCCGCCCACAAAAGATGATGGATATAGCTACAGGAACAGGAGACTTTGCTATTCAGGCTTACCGGGATCTTTTACCTGAAGAACTTATTGGCACTGATATTTCAGAGGGGATGATGAAAATTGGAAGAGAAAAGGTTCAGAAGATTGGTTTGGAACAAAATATTTCTTTTGCCAAAGAAGATTGCACAGATCTTTCATTTGCCGATAATTCCTTTGATGCAATTACTGTTGCTTTCGGTATCCGTAATTTCGAAAACCTTGATAAAGGGCTTTCAGAAATGCATAGGGTACTTACGGAGAACGGACATTTGGTTATACTGGAACTTACCACACCTGAATCATTTCCTATGAAGCAGCTATTTGCTATCTATTCAAAAGTTGTGATTCCTACTCTAGGCAAGCTCCTATCTAAAGATAGCAATGCTTATACTTATCTGCCTCAAACCATCCAGGCTTTTCCTCAAGGTGAAGTAATGAAGGGAGTAATTGAGAAGGCTGGATTTAAAGATGTTGCTTTCAAGCGACTGACTTTCGGTCTTTGTACACTATACACTGCTGCTAAATAA
- the aroE gene encoding shikimate dehydrogenase (AroE; catalyzes the conversion of shikimate to 3-dehydroshikimate), with protein MQKYGLIGYPLKHSFSIGYFNEKFKSEGIDAEYINFEIPDIKAFKGIIDENPNLCGMNVTIPYKEQVIPFLDELSENAAAIGAVNVIKIIRQKGKVKLVGYNSDIIGFSQSIEPFILKGDHKKALILGTGGASKAIFHGLKDLGVEGTYVSRTKEPGKLTYEELTPEIMAENTIIVNCTPVGMYPNERFCPDIPYELLTPKHLLYDLIYNPDTTLFMKKGAERGAKTKNGLEMLLLQAFAGWEIWNK; from the coding sequence ATGCAAAAATATGGATTAATAGGCTATCCACTCAAACATTCCTTCTCGATTGGATACTTCAACGAAAAGTTCAAATCAGAAGGTATTGATGCCGAGTATATAAACTTTGAAATTCCTGACATCAAGGCTTTTAAGGGAATAATTGACGAAAATCCTAACCTTTGCGGAATGAATGTTACTATTCCGTATAAAGAACAGGTGATTCCTTTTCTTGACGAACTGAGCGAGAATGCAGCTGCCATTGGTGCGGTAAATGTGATTAAGATTATCCGTCAAAAAGGGAAAGTAAAACTAGTTGGTTATAATTCCGACATCATTGGTTTTTCACAGTCCATTGAACCTTTCATATTAAAAGGAGATCACAAAAAAGCACTTATTCTGGGAACAGGAGGGGCTTCTAAGGCAATATTCCACGGACTAAAGGATTTAGGTGTAGAAGGTACTTACGTTTCCCGCACCAAGGAACCAGGAAAACTGACTTACGAAGAGCTTACTCCTGAAATTATGGCTGAGAATACTATTATAGTGAACTGTACCCCTGTAGGTATGTATCCAAATGAGAGATTCTGCCCGGATATTCCTTATGAGTTACTTACCCCAAAACATTTGCTATACGATTTAATTTATAATCCTGACACTACCCTTTTCATGAAAAAAGGAGCGGAACGGGGAGCCAAAACAAAGAATGGTTTGGAGATGCTTTTACTTCAGGCATTCGCAGGATGGGAAATCTGGAATAAATAA
- a CDS encoding alpha/beta hydrolase, translating into MIKVVRYALLALLIILFGGITWGSFYMLDYSLTSNRKGKDKAESYKYMYENYPYLHPWVDSLKQASALKDTFIIGNENTKLHAYYIAASHPTKKTAVLVHGYTDNAIRMLMIGYLYNHEMNYNVILPDLHAHGQSEGNTIQMGWKDRLDVIKWINVAKAIYGDSISIVVHGISMGAATTMMVSGEILPANVKCFVEDCGYTSVWDEFSQELKKRFDLPAFPLLNSTSLLCKIKYGWTFKEASSLDQIKKCHLPMFFIHGDADKYVPTWMVYPLYEAKPAPKMLWIVPGAEHAKSYKQNPKMYLAKVKSFTDSYIN; encoded by the coding sequence ATGATTAAAGTTGTAAGATATGCGCTTCTGGCTCTGTTGATTATTCTCTTTGGAGGTATTACCTGGGGAAGCTTCTATATGCTCGATTATTCACTGACTTCTAATCGTAAAGGGAAAGACAAAGCCGAGTCATACAAGTATATGTATGAAAACTATCCTTATCTGCACCCTTGGGTAGACAGCCTGAAGCAGGCTTCCGCTTTAAAAGACACTTTTATTATAGGCAATGAAAACACCAAACTTCATGCCTATTACATAGCTGCCAGCCACCCAACAAAAAAAACGGCAGTACTTGTTCACGGATATACTGATAATGCTATCCGCATGCTAATGATTGGTTATTTGTATAATCACGAAATGAATTACAATGTTATTCTTCCCGATCTGCATGCACATGGTCAAAGCGAAGGAAATACTATTCAGATGGGATGGAAGGACCGCCTAGATGTGATTAAATGGATTAACGTGGCAAAAGCAATTTACGGTGACAGCATAAGCATTGTGGTGCACGGCATCTCAATGGGAGCCGCTACTACCATGATGGTTAGTGGAGAAATACTCCCAGCTAATGTAAAATGCTTTGTGGAAGATTGCGGTTATACCAGTGTATGGGATGAATTTTCCCAAGAGTTAAAGAAACGTTTTGACCTGCCGGCATTCCCTTTATTGAACTCCACTAGTTTGCTATGCAAAATAAAATACGGATGGACATTCAAAGAAGCCTCATCTCTGGATCAGATTAAGAAATGTCATTTGCCAATGTTCTTTATTCACGGAGATGCCGACAAGTATGTTCCCACATGGATGGTTTATCCGCTCTATGAAGCAAAGCCTGCTCCAAAAATGTTATGGATTGTTCCGGGAGCCGAACATGCAAAATCTTACAAACAAAATCCAAAGATGTATCTGGCAAAAGTAAAATCATTCACAGACTCTTATATCAACTAA
- a CDS encoding HU family DNA-binding protein, translating into MSILYQMNQINDNTNADEKKKRGLRPTVLSRANYNINDLADYLSSGSPVKKGEIMSAITQIASGIENLLKDGNTVTIDNFGTFSLTATSRLVENASGIRAESIHINKVVFQATRVAKKRIESAEFERFDPKRMNKRK; encoded by the coding sequence ATGAGTATTCTCTATCAAATGAATCAAATCAACGATAACACCAACGCTGATGAAAAAAAGAAACGCGGACTGAGACCTACTGTTCTTTCACGTGCAAACTATAATATTAACGACTTGGCCGATTATCTCAGCAGTGGTTCACCTGTGAAGAAGGGAGAAATAATGAGTGCAATTACACAGATTGCCTCTGGGATAGAGAATCTTTTAAAAGACGGGAATACCGTAACGATCGATAATTTCGGAACATTCTCTTTAACAGCTACAAGCAGACTAGTTGAAAATGCCAGCGGAATACGTGCTGAATCAATCCATATTAACAAGGTTGTTTTTCAAGCCACCAGAGTAGCAAAAAAACGCATTGAGAGTGCTGAATTTGAACGTTTTGACCCTAAAAGAATGAATAAACGGAAATAG
- a CDS encoding TPM domain-containing protein, protein MKLLKSTILLLLLSLCFQVNAQVKEYTLENVPNVRLQNKMRYVSNPDGILSQEACDSIDSMLWKLEQKTSIEVVVVVLPSIGNNDCFQFTHDLLNKWGVGKKGKDNGLMILLVEDQRHIQFETGYGLEGDLPDAICKRIQTRKMNPFFRNNNWNGGMVSGIQSICARLDGSMTNDEADKDEGSGNIMLLFFAAAGFVMLVGFIGGIASWRATRCPNCKKHMLQRTDSRLLSLRNGVKREEVVYTCRNCGHKVVREIESSDDNYRGGGRGGLGGGIFMGGLGGGLGSGGGGFSGGSFGGGMSGGGGAGSSF, encoded by the coding sequence ATGAAATTATTAAAAAGCACCATACTACTACTTTTGCTAAGCCTTTGCTTTCAGGTAAATGCCCAGGTAAAGGAATACACACTGGAAAACGTTCCCAATGTGCGTCTGCAAAACAAAATGCGCTACGTGAGCAATCCCGACGGAATTTTATCGCAGGAGGCTTGTGATTCAATTGACAGTATGCTATGGAAACTAGAACAGAAAACCTCCATAGAAGTGGTGGTGGTTGTTCTCCCTTCCATTGGCAACAATGATTGTTTTCAGTTTACTCACGATCTGCTCAACAAATGGGGAGTGGGAAAGAAAGGAAAGGACAATGGACTAATGATTCTTCTGGTAGAGGACCAACGCCACATTCAGTTTGAAACCGGATACGGACTGGAAGGTGATTTACCTGATGCCATCTGCAAAAGAATACAAACTCGTAAAATGAATCCTTTTTTCCGTAACAACAACTGGAACGGTGGAATGGTTTCGGGAATTCAATCTATATGTGCCCGTCTTGATGGTTCCATGACAAATGATGAGGCAGATAAAGATGAAGGAAGCGGAAACATTATGCTTTTGTTCTTTGCCGCAGCAGGGTTTGTTATGCTGGTTGGCTTTATTGGCGGTATAGCTTCCTGGAGGGCAACACGATGTCCCAACTGCAAAAAGCACATGCTTCAACGTACAGATTCTCGTCTTCTTTCACTTCGTAACGGAGTAAAGCGGGAAGAGGTAGTATATACATGTCGCAACTGTGGACATAAAGTAGTTCGGGAAATAGAATCATCCGATGATAATTACCGGGGAGGCGGAAGAGGTGGCCTTGGTGGAGGAATATTCATGGGAGGCCTTGGCGGCGGTCTTGGCTCCGGAGGAGGAGGATTTAGTGGTGGAAGCTTCGGCGGCGGTATGTCCGGCGGTGGAGGTGCAGGTTCAAGTTTTTAA
- a CDS encoding LemA family protein, protein MKKSVIITIAVIVLLALLGSSSYNSMVDKQEGVTKAWSNVENQYQRRSDLIPNLVNTVKGYATHEKSTLEGVVAARSKATQITIDPDKLTPEKLQAYQKAQGDVTTALGKLLAITENYPNLKANENFLELQSQLEGTENRISVERGRFNELAKEYNAYIRKFPRNIFAGMFGFEKKPYFEAEAGAEKAPKVQF, encoded by the coding sequence ATGAAAAAATCAGTAATTATTACTATTGCAGTCATTGTACTGCTTGCATTGCTAGGTTCAAGCTCATATAATTCAATGGTAGATAAACAAGAAGGAGTTACAAAAGCCTGGTCGAATGTAGAAAACCAGTACCAACGTCGTTCGGATCTTATTCCAAACTTGGTTAATACAGTGAAAGGCTATGCTACACACGAAAAAAGCACTTTGGAAGGTGTGGTTGCGGCTCGATCTAAAGCCACACAAATAACCATTGATCCCGATAAATTGACTCCAGAAAAATTGCAGGCTTACCAAAAAGCACAGGGCGATGTAACTACAGCTCTTGGCAAACTGTTGGCTATCACCGAGAATTATCCAAACCTGAAAGCCAACGAAAATTTCCTTGAGTTGCAGTCTCAGCTGGAAGGCACAGAAAACCGTATATCAGTAGAACGCGGACGATTCAATGAATTAGCAAAAGAATACAACGCATATATCCGTAAATTCCCAAGAAATATCTTTGCCGGAATGTTTGGATTTGAGAAGAAACCGTATTTCGAAGCTGAAGCAGGTGCAGAAAAGGCTCCAAAGGTGCAGTTCTGA
- a CDS encoding AIR synthase-related protein: MSNQRYMQRGVSASKEDVHNAIKNIDKGIFPQAFCKIIPDILGGDPEYCNIMHADGAGTKSSLAYLYWKETGDISVWKGIAQDALIMNIDDLLCVGAVDNILVSSTIGRNKLLIPGEVISAIINGTDELLAELREMGVGVYATGGETADVGDLVRTIIVDSTVTCRMKRSDVIDNANIRPGDIIVGLASYGQATYEKEYNGGMGSNGLTSARHDVFAKYLAEKYPESYDAGVPADLVYSGGLKLTDPIEGISIDAGKMVLSPTRTYAPFVKKLLDALRPEIHGMVHCSGGAQTKVLHFVDKVRVVKDNLFPVPPLFKTIQEQSGTDWSEMYKVFNMGHRLEVYLSPEHAEEVIAISKSFGIDAQIVGRIEESDKKELIIKSEFGEFRY, from the coding sequence ATGAGTAATCAACGATACATGCAGCGTGGCGTTTCAGCATCCAAAGAAGATGTGCATAACGCTATTAAGAACATCGACAAGGGTATCTTTCCCCAGGCTTTCTGTAAAATCATTCCTGATATTTTAGGCGGCGATCCTGAATATTGCAACATTATGCATGCCGACGGGGCTGGAACAAAGTCCAGTCTGGCTTATCTTTATTGGAAAGAAACTGGTGATATCTCTGTGTGGAAAGGAATTGCACAGGATGCGTTGATTATGAACATTGATGATTTACTGTGCGTGGGTGCAGTAGACAATATACTGGTTTCTTCCACAATAGGCCGTAACAAGCTACTGATTCCGGGAGAAGTAATCTCGGCTATCATTAACGGAACAGACGAATTACTGGCAGAACTTCGCGAAATGGGTGTTGGTGTTTATGCCACCGGTGGTGAAACAGCTGATGTGGGCGACTTGGTTCGCACCATTATTGTGGACAGTACTGTGACTTGCCGCATGAAACGCAGCGACGTTATTGACAATGCTAATATCCGTCCGGGAGATATAATTGTGGGATTAGCTTCTTATGGACAGGCTACATACGAAAAAGAGTACAACGGTGGTATGGGAAGTAACGGTTTAACTTCTGCCCGTCACGATGTATTTGCTAAATATCTTGCAGAAAAATATCCTGAAAGTTATGATGCCGGCGTTCCTGCAGATCTTGTCTATTCAGGTGGACTGAAACTGACCGACCCAATAGAAGGTATCAGCATTGATGCCGGAAAGATGGTGCTCTCTCCTACCCGTACTTATGCTCCGTTCGTAAAGAAGTTGCTTGATGCTCTTCGTCCTGAAATTCACGGAATGGTACACTGTTCCGGTGGTGCACAAACAAAAGTGCTTCACTTTGTGGACAAGGTAAGAGTTGTTAAGGATAATCTATTCCCTGTTCCTCCCCTGTTCAAGACTATTCAGGAACAATCGGGTACAGACTGGAGCGAGATGTATAAGGTATTCAATATGGGACACCGCCTGGAAGTATATCTTTCACCAGAACATGCTGAAGAGGTTATTGCTATCTCTAAATCATTTGGTATTGATGCACAAATCGTTGGTCGCATTGAGGAATCAGATAAAAAAGAATTGATCATCAAGAGTGAATTCGGAGAGTTCAGATATTAA
- the prfA gene encoding peptide chain release factor 1, with protein sequence MADYNNTILDKLEGLVSRFEEISTLITDPDVITDMKRYVKLTKEYKELENIMNARKEYIQMLDGVEEAKVILDTEQDQEMREMAREELNVCQSRIPELEEEIKLLLVPTDPQDGKNAIVEIRGGTGGDEAAIFAGDLFRMYLKYCENKGWKVEITSTSEGTSGGFKEVVFTVSGENVYGTLKYESGVHRVQRVPATETQGRVHTSASSVAVLPEAEEFDVEINEGEIKWDTFRSGGAGGQNVNKVESGVRLRYIWKNPNTGVPEEIRIECTETRDQPKNKERALTRLRSFIYDKEHQKYLDDIASKRKTMVSTGDRSAKIRTYNYPQGRITDHRINYTIYNLSAFMDGDIQDCIDRLIVAENAERMKESEL encoded by the coding sequence ATGGCAGATTATAACAATACGATTTTAGATAAACTTGAAGGCTTGGTAAGCCGCTTTGAAGAAATCTCTACCCTCATTACCGACCCTGATGTAATTACAGATATGAAGCGTTACGTGAAACTGACCAAAGAATACAAAGAATTGGAAAATATCATGAACGCCCGCAAAGAGTATATACAAATGCTTGATGGAGTTGAGGAAGCCAAAGTAATTTTGGATACTGAACAAGATCAGGAAATGCGTGAAATGGCAAGGGAAGAACTAAATGTCTGCCAGTCCCGCATTCCGGAACTGGAAGAGGAAATAAAGTTACTCCTTGTTCCTACCGATCCTCAGGATGGTAAAAATGCCATTGTTGAAATTCGTGGTGGAACTGGTGGAGACGAAGCTGCTATCTTTGCCGGAGACTTATTTCGTATGTATCTGAAATACTGCGAAAACAAAGGATGGAAAGTAGAAATAACAAGTACCAGTGAAGGAACATCCGGAGGATTCAAGGAAGTTGTCTTTACCGTAAGCGGTGAAAACGTATACGGAACTTTGAAATATGAATCGGGCGTACACCGTGTGCAGAGAGTTCCCGCTACTGAAACTCAGGGGCGTGTTCATACATCGGCTTCTTCCGTAGCTGTACTTCCGGAAGCTGAAGAATTTGATGTAGAAATCAATGAAGGCGAAATTAAATGGGATACATTCCGTTCAGGTGGTGCTGGTGGTCAGAACGTAAACAAGGTGGAATCTGGTGTCCGCTTGCGTTATATCTGGAAGAATCCTAACACTGGTGTTCCAGAAGAAATTCGTATAGAATGTACTGAAACCCGTGACCAGCCAAAGAATAAAGAAAGGGCTCTTACACGACTTCGTTCTTTCATCTATGACAAAGAACATCAGAAATACTTGGATGATATTGCTTCCAAGCGTAAAACGATGGTTTCTACAGGTGACCGTTCGGCTAAAATCCGTACCTACAACTATCCGCAGGGACGTATTACCGATCACCGCATAAACTATACTATATACAACCTTTCTGCCTTTATGGACGGAGACATTCAGGATTGTATCGACCGTCTGATTGTAGCGGAAAATGCAGAACGAATGAAAGAAAGTGAATTATAA